In Streptomyces sp. NBC_01717, one DNA window encodes the following:
- a CDS encoding MFS transporter has protein sequence MPPASTKASTLTLDASAPSAPVAPAAATVPDRLEPGGPGYRRMSFALFAAGVATFALLYSTQALLPAVSAGFGASAGQASWTVSAATGALALCVLPMSALSERFGRRQLMTASLTVAVLVGLLVPFAPSLGWLIALRAVQGAALAGLPASAMAYLAEEVRPKALVAAIGLFVAGNSIGGMSGRILTGWIAQLWGWRAALGAVGLLAVACAVVFHFMIPKARNFTPGTLNPKALAKTVGGHLADPLLRRLYAIGALFMTVFGAVYTVIGYRLIGEPFNLPQGVIGSIFLVYLVGTVSSAAAGRLVARLGRRGALYLAVSTTAAGLLLSLADQVAAVLLGLVLITAGFFAGHAVASSSVSRTATKGRAQASALYQSAYYLGSSAGGTLGAIAFHAGGWAGTVSMGLLAVLGVVSITLYGSRVARAERRRLVPVASVQN, from the coding sequence ATGCCTCCTGCCAGTACCAAGGCGTCCACCCTCACGCTGGACGCCTCAGCCCCGTCAGCACCCGTCGCCCCCGCTGCCGCCACCGTTCCGGACCGGCTGGAGCCCGGCGGCCCGGGCTACCGCCGGATGAGCTTCGCGCTCTTCGCCGCCGGTGTCGCGACGTTCGCACTCCTCTACTCCACCCAGGCGCTGCTGCCCGCCGTCTCCGCCGGTTTCGGCGCCTCGGCCGGCCAGGCCAGCTGGACGGTCTCCGCGGCGACGGGTGCGCTGGCGCTGTGTGTGCTGCCGATGAGTGCGCTCTCCGAGCGGTTCGGACGACGGCAGTTGATGACCGCGTCGCTGACGGTCGCCGTACTGGTGGGCCTGCTCGTGCCGTTCGCCCCCTCGCTCGGCTGGCTGATCGCCCTGCGCGCCGTCCAGGGCGCGGCCCTGGCCGGGCTGCCCGCCTCCGCGATGGCGTATCTGGCCGAGGAGGTACGGCCCAAGGCACTGGTGGCCGCGATCGGGCTGTTCGTGGCGGGCAACAGCATCGGCGGCATGAGCGGCCGCATCCTCACCGGCTGGATCGCCCAGCTGTGGGGCTGGCGGGCGGCGCTGGGCGCGGTCGGGCTGCTGGCCGTGGCCTGCGCGGTCGTCTTCCACTTCATGATCCCGAAGGCCCGTAACTTCACGCCCGGCACGCTGAACCCGAAGGCCCTGGCGAAGACGGTGGGCGGACACCTCGCCGATCCGCTGCTGCGCAGGCTGTACGCGATCGGCGCCCTGTTCATGACGGTGTTCGGCGCGGTCTACACGGTGATCGGCTACCGGCTGATCGGCGAACCGTTCAATCTCCCGCAGGGCGTCATCGGCTCGATCTTCCTGGTCTACCTCGTCGGTACGGTGTCGTCGGCCGCGGCCGGCCGGCTCGTCGCCCGACTCGGCCGCCGGGGCGCGCTCTACCTGGCCGTCTCCACCACGGCGGCCGGTCTGCTGCTCTCGCTCGCCGACCAGGTGGCCGCCGTACTGCTCGGCCTGGTCCTGATCACGGCGGGCTTCTTCGCCGGGCACGCGGTCGCCTCGTCGTCCGTGAGCCGGACCGCGACGAAGGGCCGGGCGCAGGCGTCGGCGCTCTACCAGTCCGCGTACTACCTGGGCTCCAGCGCGGGCGGCACGCTCGGCGCGATCGCCTTCCACGCCGGTGGCTGGGCGGGAACGGTGTCGATGGGACTGCTCGCGGTCCTCGGCGTCGTCTCGATCACGCTGTACGGGTCGCGGGTCGCCCGGGCCGAGCGGCGCCGGCTCGTACCGGTGGCGTCCGTACAGAACTGA
- a CDS encoding L,D-transpeptidase family protein, with the protein MRRAVALSVAGLMAAPALVLGSGASAQAASCTTSTGPYQKQVEKYLHRTVDGKQSTADCKAIQSFQRTYGVTPDIGYAGPITWQTMKTLTAQKAAGKNPNKDKKCPTNKGRIACVDLTRQLSWIQDGAKLKYGPVPIRSGRNGYETRTGAKKVYLRHIKHWSSLYHVWMPYSQFFDGGQAFHSVGLKMWNPPGSHGCVNMRDADAKAYWNLLKNGDDVYVYGRKPGT; encoded by the coding sequence ATGCGGCGCGCGGTCGCGCTGTCCGTCGCCGGGCTGATGGCCGCGCCGGCGCTCGTGCTCGGATCGGGCGCCTCCGCGCAGGCCGCATCCTGCACCACGTCCACCGGGCCGTACCAGAAGCAGGTCGAGAAGTACCTGCACCGGACGGTCGACGGCAAGCAGTCGACGGCCGACTGCAAGGCGATCCAGTCGTTCCAGCGCACCTACGGGGTCACCCCGGACATCGGGTACGCGGGGCCGATCACCTGGCAGACGATGAAGACGCTCACGGCCCAGAAGGCGGCCGGCAAGAACCCCAACAAGGACAAGAAGTGCCCCACCAACAAGGGGCGCATCGCGTGCGTGGACCTGACCCGGCAGCTGAGCTGGATCCAGGACGGCGCCAAGCTGAAGTACGGTCCGGTGCCGATCCGCAGCGGGCGGAACGGATACGAGACCCGCACCGGGGCGAAGAAGGTCTACCTGCGGCACATCAAGCACTGGTCGTCGCTGTACCACGTGTGGATGCCGTACTCGCAGTTCTTCGACGGCGGGCAGGCCTTCCACTCGGTCGGTCTGAAGATGTGGAACCCGCCCGGGTCGCACGGCTGCGTCAACATGCGGGACGCGGACGCCAAGGCATATTGGAATCTGCTGAAGAACGGCGACGACGTGTACGTGTACGGGCGCAAGCCCGGAACGTGA
- a CDS encoding sigma-70 family RNA polymerase sigma factor, which produces MSDLTAATDIDSRLEGHRAELTGYCYRMLGSAFEAEDAVQDTMVRAWRNFEKFEGRSSLRSWLYRIATNVCLDMLNAGKKRARPVDLTGPTPLAQAALNPLPENTWLEPMPDGRILPSVADPAEAAVARESVRLAFVAALQHLPPKQRAVLILREVLAWKASEVAELLDTSVASVNSALQRARATLGENEGRTADTADPLDEEQRKLLERYVAAFEGYDMAALTALLHEDAVMTMPPFDLWLQGQDDITGFMVSIGASCEGSRLVATAANGTPAFAHYKPNPDGPGFVPWAVQVIDISDGAITGLHCFLDTPRWFPLFGLPDHLDTDAA; this is translated from the coding sequence ATGAGTGATCTGACGGCAGCGACGGACATCGACAGCCGTCTGGAAGGACACCGGGCCGAGCTGACCGGTTACTGCTACCGGATGCTCGGCTCGGCCTTCGAGGCGGAGGACGCCGTACAGGACACGATGGTGCGCGCCTGGCGCAACTTCGAGAAGTTCGAGGGCCGTTCGTCGCTGCGCTCCTGGCTGTACCGGATCGCCACCAACGTCTGCCTCGACATGCTGAACGCGGGGAAGAAGCGGGCCCGCCCGGTCGATCTGACGGGCCCGACACCGCTCGCCCAGGCCGCGCTCAACCCGCTGCCGGAGAACACCTGGCTGGAGCCGATGCCGGACGGGCGGATCCTGCCGTCGGTGGCCGACCCGGCGGAGGCCGCGGTGGCACGGGAGTCGGTGCGCCTCGCGTTCGTCGCCGCGCTGCAGCATCTGCCGCCCAAGCAGCGGGCCGTGCTGATCCTGCGCGAGGTGCTGGCCTGGAAGGCGAGCGAGGTCGCCGAGCTGCTCGACACCTCGGTCGCCTCGGTCAACAGCGCCCTGCAGCGGGCCAGGGCGACCCTCGGCGAGAACGAGGGACGGACCGCCGACACCGCGGACCCGCTCGACGAGGAGCAACGCAAGCTCCTCGAGCGGTACGTGGCGGCGTTCGAGGGCTACGACATGGCGGCGCTGACCGCGCTGCTCCATGAGGACGCCGTGATGACGATGCCGCCGTTCGACCTCTGGCTCCAGGGGCAGGACGACATCACCGGCTTCATGGTCTCCATCGGCGCGAGCTGCGAGGGCTCCCGCCTGGTGGCGACCGCGGCGAACGGCACCCCGGCGTTCGCCCACTACAAGCCGAACCCGGACGGCCCGGGCTTCGTGCCGTGGGCGGTGCAGGTCATCGACATCTCGGACGGTGCGATCACCGGACTGCACTGCTTCCTGGACACACCCCGCTGGTTCCCGCTCTTCGGTCTGCCGGACCACCTCGATACCGACGCGGCGTGA
- a CDS encoding STAS domain-containing protein — translation MTPKALVIAGRVTRPDVPALCAELESLLYDPEGRARDPDAGVDCDVGGVVQVDLVLVEAIARLGLVARRAGGRRLRLRNVPPELRNLLDLVGLADVVNVEDRCRD, via the coding sequence ATGACCCCGAAGGCTCTGGTCATCGCCGGTCGCGTCACCAGGCCCGACGTGCCGGCGCTCTGCGCCGAGCTGGAGTCCCTGCTGTACGACCCCGAGGGCAGGGCCCGCGACCCGGACGCCGGGGTGGACTGCGACGTGGGCGGGGTCGTACAGGTGGATCTGGTCCTGGTCGAGGCGATAGCGCGATTGGGGCTCGTCGCGCGCCGGGCGGGCGGCAGGCGGCTGCGGCTGCGCAACGTGCCGCCCGAGCTGCGGAACCTGCTGGACCTGGTGGGGCTGGCCGACGTCGTGAACGTGGAGGATCGGTGCCGTGACTGA
- a CDS encoding thymidine phosphorylase, producing the protein MDAISVIRTKRDRGELTPEQIDWVIDAYTRGEVADEQMSALAMAILLNGMNRTEIARWTAAMIASGERMNFDSLSRPTTDKHSTGGVGDKITLPLAPLVAACGAAVPQLSGRGLGHTGGTLDKLESIPGWRAHLSNAEMLDVLDTTGAVICAAGDGLAPADKKLYALRDVTGTVEAIPLIASSIMSKKIAEGTGALVLDVKVGSGAFMKTIEDARELASTMVALGTDSGVRTVALLTDMATPLGLTAGNALEVRESVEVLAGGGPKDVIDLTLALAREMLDAAGLKDADPEKALADGSAMDVWRRMISAQGGDPDATLPVAREQHVVAAHTSGVLTRLDAYDIGVAAWRLGAGRARKEDPVQAGAGIEMHAKPGDTVTKGQRLLTLHTDTPEKFEYALKALPGSFDIAPAGTDFAATPVVRERIA; encoded by the coding sequence ATGGACGCCATCTCCGTCATCCGCACCAAGCGCGACCGGGGCGAGCTGACCCCAGAGCAGATCGACTGGGTCATCGACGCCTACACCCGCGGCGAGGTCGCCGACGAGCAGATGTCCGCACTGGCCATGGCGATCCTGCTGAACGGTATGAACCGTACGGAGATCGCCCGCTGGACCGCCGCGATGATCGCCTCCGGCGAGCGGATGAACTTCGACTCGCTCTCCCGCCCCACCACCGACAAGCACTCCACCGGCGGCGTCGGCGACAAGATCACCCTGCCGCTCGCTCCGCTGGTCGCGGCCTGCGGAGCCGCCGTGCCGCAGCTCAGCGGCCGCGGTCTCGGCCACACCGGCGGCACCCTCGACAAGCTGGAGTCCATCCCCGGCTGGCGCGCCCACCTCTCGAACGCCGAGATGCTCGACGTCCTGGACACCACCGGCGCCGTGATCTGCGCCGCCGGTGACGGCCTGGCCCCCGCCGACAAGAAGTTGTACGCGCTCCGCGATGTCACCGGCACCGTCGAGGCCATCCCGCTGATCGCCAGCTCGATCATGTCCAAGAAGATCGCCGAGGGCACCGGCGCGCTGGTCCTGGACGTCAAGGTCGGCTCCGGTGCCTTCATGAAGACCATCGAGGACGCCCGTGAACTGGCCTCCACCATGGTCGCTCTGGGCACCGACAGCGGCGTACGGACGGTCGCGCTCCTCACCGACATGGCCACCCCGCTCGGCCTGACCGCGGGCAACGCCCTGGAGGTCCGCGAGTCGGTCGAGGTCCTGGCCGGCGGCGGCCCCAAGGACGTCATCGACCTCACCCTCGCCCTGGCCCGCGAGATGCTCGACGCGGCCGGACTCAAGGACGCCGACCCGGAGAAGGCCCTGGCCGACGGCTCCGCGATGGATGTCTGGCGCCGGATGATCTCCGCCCAGGGCGGCGACCCGGACGCCACGCTCCCGGTCGCCCGCGAGCAGCACGTGGTGGCGGCCCACACCTCCGGCGTACTGACCCGTCTCGACGCGTACGACATCGGCGTCGCCGCCTGGCGCCTCGGCGCGGGCCGGGCCCGCAAGGAGGACCCGGTGCAGGCGGGCGCGGGCATCGAGATGCACGCCAAGCCGGGCGACACGGTGACCAAGGGCCAGCGGCTGCTGACGCTGCACACGGACACCCCGGAGAAGTTCGAGTACGCGCTGAAGGCCCTGCCCGGGTCGTTCGACATCGCCCCGGCCGGCACGGACTTCGCCGCCACCCCGGTGGTGCGGGAACGTATCGCCTGA
- a CDS encoding cytidine deaminase, with product MTAAADVDWDALRVAARDAMSRAYAPYSGYPVGVAARVDDGRTVVGCNVENASYGLSLCAECGLVSQLNATGGGRLTHFTCVDGTGAILVPCGRCRQLLYEFGGPELVLETPDGLRTLDQMLPQAFGPDHLK from the coding sequence GTGACCGCGGCTGCCGACGTCGACTGGGACGCCCTGCGCGTCGCCGCCCGGGACGCCATGTCCCGGGCGTACGCCCCCTACTCGGGCTACCCGGTAGGCGTCGCGGCGCGCGTCGACGACGGCCGCACGGTGGTCGGCTGCAACGTCGAGAACGCCTCGTACGGACTGAGCCTGTGCGCCGAGTGCGGCCTGGTCTCGCAGCTGAACGCCACCGGCGGCGGACGCCTGACCCACTTCACCTGTGTCGACGGGACGGGCGCGATCCTGGTCCCGTGCGGCAGGTGCCGGCAGCTGCTGTACGAGTTCGGCGGACCGGAGCTCGTCCTGGAGACCCCGGACGGCCTCCGCACGCTCGACCAGATGCTGCCGCAGGCCTTCGGCCCGGACCATCTGAAGTAG
- a CDS encoding ABC transporter permease, whose translation MTATATSTPPPAAPKVSGGSGRTRLSFPVVLLIVAGALLALSAVRAITGAQDVTSAGQISAALAMAVPIGLAGLGGLWAERAGVVNIGLEGMMILGTFFGAWAGWQTSPWLGVLAGVIGGMLGGLLHAVATVTFGVDHIISGIAINILALGFTTYFAKLWFNTGDAAAKGGSPKQSPPADDITSVTIPGLSGWLHSIEKHHWFFVSDVAGVIGGLITNVSLLTILAAVLFVVTFFVMWKTSFGLRLRSCGENPVAAESLGVNVYRYKYIAVIISGGMAGLGGAFLSLVTSHIYNEGQTGGRGYIGLAAMIFGNWRPGGLAMGAGLFGFADALQLRNGGESVHALLLLLFVVLAVLAAWKLYRKSFVQGVVSAVIAAAVLVWYLATDTVPTEFVSATPYIVTLLVLSLSAQRLRMPKADGMRYRKGQGK comes from the coding sequence GTGACCGCCACGGCGACTTCCACCCCGCCGCCCGCGGCCCCCAAGGTCTCCGGTGGCAGCGGCCGCACCCGCCTCTCCTTCCCCGTCGTCCTGCTGATCGTCGCGGGCGCGCTGCTCGCGCTGTCCGCGGTGCGCGCCATCACCGGCGCCCAGGACGTCACCTCTGCCGGGCAGATCAGCGCGGCGCTCGCGATGGCCGTGCCGATCGGGCTCGCCGGTCTCGGCGGCCTGTGGGCCGAGCGGGCCGGTGTGGTCAACATCGGCCTCGAGGGCATGATGATCCTCGGCACGTTCTTCGGCGCCTGGGCAGGCTGGCAGACCAGCCCCTGGCTCGGCGTGCTGGCCGGGGTCATCGGCGGCATGCTCGGCGGGCTGCTGCACGCCGTCGCGACCGTCACCTTCGGCGTCGATCACATCATCTCCGGTATCGCCATCAACATCCTGGCGCTCGGGTTCACCACCTACTTCGCCAAGCTCTGGTTCAACACGGGTGACGCGGCGGCCAAGGGCGGCAGCCCCAAGCAGTCACCGCCGGCCGACGACATCACCTCGGTGACCATTCCCGGCCTGTCGGGCTGGCTGCACTCGATCGAGAAGCACCACTGGTTCTTCGTCTCCGACGTGGCCGGTGTCATCGGCGGTCTGATCACCAATGTGTCGCTGCTGACGATCCTGGCCGCGGTCCTCTTCGTCGTGACCTTCTTCGTCATGTGGAAGACCTCGTTCGGGCTGCGGCTGCGCTCCTGCGGCGAGAACCCGGTCGCCGCCGAGTCGCTCGGCGTGAACGTCTACCGCTACAAGTACATCGCGGTGATCATCTCGGGCGGCATGGCCGGACTCGGCGGTGCCTTCCTCTCCCTGGTGACCTCGCACATCTACAACGAGGGCCAGACCGGCGGCCGCGGATACATCGGTCTCGCCGCGATGATCTTCGGCAACTGGCGACCCGGCGGACTCGCCATGGGCGCGGGCCTGTTCGGCTTCGCCGACGCGCTCCAGCTGCGCAACGGCGGCGAGTCCGTCCACGCGCTGCTGCTCCTGCTGTTCGTCGTGCTGGCCGTGCTCGCCGCCTGGAAGCTCTACCGCAAGAGCTTCGTCCAGGGCGTGGTCAGCGCCGTCATCGCCGCAGCCGTGCTGGTGTGGTACCTCGCCACGGACACGGTGCCCACCGAGTTCGTGAGCGCCACCCCGTACATCGTCACGCTGCTCGTCCTCTCGCTCTCCGCGCAGCGGCTGCGGATGCCGAAGGCGGACGGCATGCGGTACCGGAAGGGCCAGGGCAAGTGA
- a CDS encoding ABC transporter permease, which translates to MKKFDKERLLLGIAAPVLAIVVAFLVTALVLAATGKEPFSAFGIMFDYGVKSDSQVYILNKATTYYLAGLAVAVGFRMNLFNIGVDGQYRLAAFFAAAVGGALTLPGALQIPLIILTAMIVGAMWAGIAGVLKVTRGVSEVVSTIMLNAIATAVIGYLLQQGRLGHLDEAGTKISTKPLPESSHFFEFPTTPTPVWGFIVVAVVAGIAYWFTLSRTRFGFDLRTVGQSGSAAEASGVDVKKMVVTSMLISGAVAGLIGMPTLLNDSYEYSGDFPIGIGFTGIAIALLGRNHPVGIALGALLWGFLERGTGKLEFEGYDKEIVGVIQGVIVLCVVIAYEVVRRYGLKRQQSKVGAELAAQAARNSDQQEVSA; encoded by the coding sequence ATGAAGAAGTTCGACAAGGAGCGGCTGCTCCTGGGGATCGCGGCCCCCGTACTCGCGATCGTGGTCGCGTTCCTGGTGACCGCTCTCGTGCTGGCCGCCACCGGCAAGGAACCGTTCAGCGCGTTCGGCATCATGTTCGACTACGGGGTGAAGTCGGACAGCCAGGTCTACATCCTCAACAAGGCGACGACGTACTACCTCGCAGGTCTCGCGGTGGCCGTCGGTTTCCGGATGAACCTCTTCAACATCGGCGTCGACGGCCAGTACCGCCTCGCCGCCTTCTTCGCCGCCGCCGTCGGTGGCGCGCTGACCCTGCCGGGCGCCCTCCAGATCCCGCTGATCATCCTCACCGCGATGATCGTCGGCGCGATGTGGGCCGGGATCGCCGGTGTCCTCAAGGTCACCCGAGGTGTCAGCGAGGTCGTCTCGACGATCATGCTGAACGCCATCGCGACCGCCGTCATCGGCTACCTGCTCCAGCAGGGCCGCCTCGGTCACCTCGACGAGGCCGGCACGAAGATCTCCACCAAGCCGCTCCCGGAGTCCTCGCACTTCTTCGAGTTCCCGACCACCCCGACGCCCGTCTGGGGCTTCATCGTGGTCGCGGTCGTCGCGGGCATCGCCTACTGGTTCACGCTCTCGCGCACCCGGTTCGGCTTCGATCTGCGTACCGTCGGCCAGTCCGGCTCCGCGGCCGAGGCCAGCGGTGTCGACGTCAAGAAGATGGTCGTCACGTCGATGCTGATCTCCGGCGCGGTGGCCGGCCTCATCGGCATGCCGACGCTGCTCAACGACAGCTACGAGTACAGCGGCGACTTCCCCATCGGTATCGGCTTCACCGGCATCGCTATCGCCCTCCTCGGCCGCAACCACCCCGTCGGCATCGCGCTCGGCGCGCTGCTCTGGGGCTTCCTGGAGCGCGGCACCGGAAAGCTCGAGTTCGAGGGGTACGACAAGGAGATCGTCGGCGTCATCCAGGGCGTCATCGTCCTGTGCGTCGTCATCGCCTACGAAGTCGTCCGCCGCTACGGACTCAAGCGCCAGCAGAGCAAGGTCGGCGCGGAACTCGCCGCACAGGCCGCCCGTAACTCCGACCAGCAGGAGGTGTCGGCGTGA
- a CDS encoding ABC transporter ATP-binding protein translates to MELRGITKRFPGVVANHDIDITVRRGTVHALVGENGAGKSTLMKILYGMQKPDEGTIAVDGEQVSFHNPGDAIARGIGMVHQHFMLADYLTVLENVVLGSEKLFGIGDRARARIKEISDAYGLGVRPDAMVEDLGVADRQRVEILKVLYRGARTLILDEPTAVLVPQEVDALFDNLRELKAEGLTVIFISHKLGEVLSVADEITVIRRGTTVGTADPANTTTKQLAELMVGSELPSPETRESTVTDTPMLTVDDLRLTATDPDGVVRAVLDGITFTIHKGEVLGIAGVEGNGQSELVDAIMGMRSLDHGVLTLDDADISRTPTRKRREDGMAVIPEDRHRHGLLLEAPLWENRILGHVTERPNSKGAFLDLKAARADTERIVREYDVRTPGIEVTAASLSGGNQQKLIVGREMSHSPKLLIAAHPTRGVDVGAQAQIWDQIREARREGLAVLLISADLDELIGLSDTLRVMYRGRLVADADPATITPEELGSAMTGAASGHLEAPAESGTDAESGPDSADTDPRDGGEDR, encoded by the coding sequence GTGGAGCTCCGCGGCATCACCAAGCGGTTCCCCGGGGTCGTGGCCAACCACGACATCGACATCACCGTGCGTCGCGGCACCGTCCACGCTCTCGTCGGCGAGAACGGCGCCGGCAAGTCCACTCTGATGAAGATCCTGTACGGCATGCAGAAGCCGGACGAGGGCACCATCGCGGTGGACGGCGAGCAGGTCTCGTTCCACAACCCCGGCGACGCCATCGCACGCGGCATCGGCATGGTGCACCAGCACTTCATGCTCGCCGACTACCTGACCGTCCTGGAGAACGTCGTCCTCGGCTCCGAGAAGCTGTTCGGGATCGGCGACCGGGCTCGCGCCCGGATCAAGGAGATCTCCGACGCGTACGGCCTCGGTGTCCGCCCGGACGCCATGGTCGAGGACCTCGGCGTCGCCGACCGCCAGCGCGTGGAGATTCTCAAGGTCCTCTACCGCGGTGCCCGCACGCTCATCCTCGACGAGCCGACCGCCGTCCTCGTGCCGCAGGAGGTCGACGCACTCTTCGACAACCTGCGCGAGCTCAAGGCCGAGGGCCTGACCGTCATCTTCATCTCGCACAAGCTCGGCGAGGTCCTCTCCGTCGCCGACGAGATCACGGTGATCCGGCGCGGCACGACGGTCGGCACCGCCGACCCGGCGAACACCACGACCAAGCAGCTCGCCGAGCTGATGGTCGGCAGCGAGCTGCCGTCGCCGGAGACCCGCGAGTCGACCGTCACCGACACGCCGATGCTCACCGTCGACGACCTGCGGCTGACCGCCACCGACCCGGACGGGGTGGTGCGTGCCGTGCTCGACGGCATCACCTTCACCATCCACAAGGGCGAGGTCCTCGGCATCGCGGGCGTCGAGGGCAACGGCCAGTCCGAACTGGTCGACGCCATCATGGGGATGCGCTCCCTGGACCACGGGGTGCTCACCCTGGACGACGCCGACATCTCCCGTACCCCGACGCGCAAGCGCCGCGAGGACGGCATGGCCGTCATCCCCGAGGACCGCCACCGGCACGGACTGCTGCTGGAGGCCCCGCTCTGGGAGAACCGCATCCTCGGTCATGTCACCGAGCGGCCCAACAGCAAGGGCGCGTTCCTCGACCTCAAGGCGGCCCGCGCGGACACCGAGCGGATCGTGCGCGAGTACGACGTCCGCACCCCCGGCATCGAGGTCACCGCGGCCTCGCTCTCCGGCGGCAACCAGCAGAAGCTGATCGTCGGCCGCGAGATGAGCCACTCCCCGAAGCTGCTGATCGCCGCGCACCCCACCCGGGGTGTGGACGTCGGCGCGCAGGCGCAGATCTGGGACCAGATCCGCGAGGCGCGTCGCGAGGGTCTGGCAGTGCTGCTGATCTCCGCCGACCTGGACGAGCTGATCGGGCTGTCCGACACCCTGCGCGTCATGTACCGCGGCCGACTGGTCGCGGACGCCGACCCGGCGACCATCACCCCGGAAGAGCTCGGCTCGGCGATGACGGGAGCGGCCAGCGGCCATCTCGAAGCGCCGGCCGAGTCCGGTACGGATGCGGAGTCCGGTCCGGACTCCGCCGACACCGACCCCCGGGACGGGGGAGAGGACCGATGA
- a CDS encoding BMP family lipoprotein: MRRVSKITAACAVTAALALTATACGESSDESTSSDKGQMKIGMAYDVGGRGDNSFNDSAARGLDKAKAEFKAQTKELTAKNGETPADREQRLQSLAEGGYNPVIAIGFAYKDAVDKIAPKYPKVNFGLVDSVSDAKNVASIVFTEEQGSYLAGVAAALKSKDGQVGFIGGVDLPLIKKFAAGFQQGVLDTNPKAKVQIQYLSTGSDLSGFGSPDKGEAAAKGMLDKGADVIFAAAGGSGAGAIEAVAGQKGAWSIGVDSDQALDPALAKYKDTILTSVVKNVDAGVYDLIKSVKDGKPLTGVQTYSLAKGGVSLTTTGDHLADIQAKLDEAKKKIVDGTIKVKTTT; this comes from the coding sequence CAAGGGCCAGATGAAGATCGGCATGGCCTACGACGTCGGCGGCCGTGGCGACAACTCGTTCAACGACTCCGCCGCTCGCGGTCTGGACAAGGCCAAGGCCGAGTTCAAGGCCCAGACGAAGGAGCTCACCGCCAAGAACGGTGAGACCCCGGCCGACCGCGAGCAGCGCCTGCAGTCGCTCGCCGAGGGCGGTTACAACCCGGTCATCGCGATCGGCTTCGCGTACAAGGACGCGGTCGACAAGATCGCCCCGAAGTACCCGAAGGTCAACTTCGGTCTGGTCGACTCGGTCTCCGACGCCAAGAACGTCGCCTCCATCGTCTTCACCGAGGAGCAGGGCTCGTACCTCGCCGGTGTCGCGGCGGCGCTGAAGTCGAAGGACGGCCAGGTCGGCTTCATCGGCGGTGTGGACCTTCCGCTGATCAAGAAGTTCGCCGCCGGCTTCCAGCAGGGTGTCCTGGACACGAACCCGAAGGCCAAGGTGCAGATCCAGTACCTGTCCACCGGTTCGGACCTGTCCGGCTTCGGTAGCCCCGACAAGGGCGAGGCCGCCGCCAAGGGCATGCTCGACAAGGGCGCGGACGTCATCTTCGCCGCCGCGGGCGGTTCCGGTGCCGGTGCGATCGAGGCCGTCGCCGGCCAGAAGGGTGCCTGGTCCATCGGTGTCGACTCCGACCAGGCCCTGGACCCGGCGCTGGCGAAGTACAAGGACACGATCCTGACCTCGGTCGTCAAGAACGTCGACGCCGGTGTCTACGACCTGATCAAGTCCGTCAAGGACGGCAAGCCGCTGACCGGCGTCCAGACGTACTCCCTGGCCAAGGGCGGCGTCTCGCTGACCACCACGGGTGACCACCTCGCGGACATCCAGGCCAAGCTCGACGAGGCGAAGAAGAAGATCGTCGACGGCACGATCAAGGTCAAGACCACGACCTGA